One segment of Pseudomonas sp. FP2196 DNA contains the following:
- a CDS encoding TraR/DksA family transcriptional regulator produces MTKDKLLAMPADDYMNAEQHAFFTELLQNMKVETHERIEQNRIAIESLDTPADPADAASVEEERTWLVNAIDRDQRMLPQLEQALERIKEDSFGWCDDSGEAIGLKRLLISPTTKYCIEAQERHEQIDKHQRQA; encoded by the coding sequence ATGACAAAGGACAAGTTGCTGGCGATGCCGGCAGATGACTACATGAATGCAGAGCAACACGCTTTCTTCACTGAGCTGTTGCAGAACATGAAAGTCGAAACCCATGAGCGCATTGAGCAAAACCGTATCGCCATCGAAAGCCTGGACACCCCGGCTGACCCGGCGGACGCGGCTTCGGTTGAAGAAGAGCGCACTTGGCTGGTGAACGCGATCGATCGCGACCAGCGCATGCTGCCGCAACTGGAACAAGCCCTTGAGCGCATCAAGGAAGACAGCTTTGGCTGGTGCGACGACAGCGGCGAGGCCATTGGCCTGAAGCGCCTGCTGATCAGCCCGACCACCAAGTACTGCATCGAAGCTCAAGAGCGTCACGAGCAGATCGACAAGCATCAGCGTCAGGCCTGA